In one Neobacillus sp. WH10 genomic region, the following are encoded:
- a CDS encoding response regulator — MMNMGTIKVLIVDDDTIVRRGLRATVEWEKFGMTVVADAPNGKRGWEEFLTHQPDIVITDIVMPEENGLEFSRKIKAHAPNTKILLLSCHKDFEYAQEGLKLGASGYLLKTVFDDQELEHFLTAFQKEISGTPKKADTDFSGFQECFLLWLSGYKNDFEQRLDELFSDKWRWMNDRYFAYFVQNMPPSGQEIFPPSTKFVALPFGTNLTYFFIDESFHTEFLAHLTEERVAHPDLNWIHAGPLSGKGEWMKSVRGFHHAQRKDGHLHHYPTVILHAVEYIVRNLSNPMTVSDIADEVGMSRSHLSTLFKKKMGDSIHSFIEKKRLQLTKQLLNDSSVNIQEIGEQIGIQDAKYFSKWFKRCTGYPPSYYRIQQKDDKQITK; from the coding sequence ACGATTGTTCGCAGAGGGTTAAGGGCAACAGTCGAATGGGAAAAGTTTGGGATGACCGTGGTCGCGGATGCTCCGAATGGAAAACGGGGCTGGGAGGAATTTTTAACCCATCAACCTGATATTGTCATTACTGATATCGTCATGCCAGAGGAGAATGGACTAGAGTTTTCACGGAAAATAAAAGCCCACGCACCTAATACGAAAATTCTCTTGCTCAGCTGCCATAAGGATTTTGAGTATGCACAAGAAGGATTAAAGCTAGGCGCCTCCGGATATTTATTAAAAACAGTATTTGATGATCAAGAACTAGAGCATTTTTTAACTGCGTTTCAAAAAGAAATTTCAGGAACACCGAAAAAAGCGGATACGGATTTTTCCGGATTCCAAGAATGCTTTTTGTTATGGCTTAGTGGATATAAAAATGACTTCGAACAACGGTTGGACGAGCTCTTCAGTGATAAATGGAGATGGATGAATGATCGGTATTTTGCCTATTTCGTTCAGAATATGCCTCCATCCGGTCAGGAGATTTTTCCTCCGTCAACTAAATTTGTCGCTTTACCATTCGGAACAAATTTGACCTATTTCTTTATTGACGAGTCTTTTCATACAGAATTTTTAGCACATTTAACAGAAGAAAGGGTAGCACATCCAGACTTAAATTGGATTCATGCAGGTCCGTTATCTGGAAAGGGAGAATGGATGAAATCCGTGAGGGGTTTCCATCATGCACAAAGAAAGGATGGGCACTTGCACCATTATCCAACTGTAATTCTACATGCGGTGGAGTATATTGTAAGAAATTTATCTAACCCAATGACAGTATCAGACATTGCCGATGAGGTGGGAATGAGCAGGAGTCACTTAAGTACCTTATTTAAGAAAAAAATGGGTGACAGCATCCATTCGTTTATCGAAAAGAAACGACTCCAGCTTACCAAACAGTTATTAAACGACTCCAGCGTGAATATTCAAGAGATTGGTGAGCAGATTGGAATTCAAGATGCCAAATATTTTAGTAAGTGGTTTAAACGGTGCACTGGGTATCCGCCATCTTATTATCGAATCCAACAAAAAGACGACAAGCAGATAACAAAATGA